From Roseburia hominis, the proteins below share one genomic window:
- a CDS encoding sugar ABC transporter permease: MKTKMKKKKNALPYLFLAPAIFVIIAIFAIPLVNLLWYSFAKVDLIGNFRSWAGFSNYKYLFTEAFAQTMVRTLIWVVFGIAGIFVVGTALALALNKPIPGRGFFRAVVIIPWVIPHVFAGTMWSWVLNSTNGIVNTLLLEIGLIKQPISFLGPDFALATVIFIRIWKGVPFWVMSLLSALQTIPFEVEEAARLDGAVGLRYFWHITLPLLRPVMIMSGTILMAWSFTIFDLIYVITGGGPLNATELLSITIYKKAFINADLGGASAIAIFTMVFVSIIAFFLMKHNAKEEN; this comes from the coding sequence ATGAAAACAAAAATGAAAAAGAAAAAGAACGCTTTGCCTTACTTGTTTTTGGCACCTGCGATATTCGTTATTATTGCTATTTTTGCAATACCGCTGGTCAATCTGCTGTGGTATTCCTTTGCAAAAGTGGATCTGATCGGTAATTTCCGATCCTGGGCCGGATTTAGCAATTATAAATATTTATTTACGGAAGCATTTGCACAGACCATGGTGAGGACCCTGATATGGGTAGTGTTTGGAATAGCGGGAATCTTCGTGGTCGGTACGGCTTTGGCGCTCGCGCTGAATAAGCCGATTCCGGGAAGAGGCTTCTTTCGTGCAGTGGTTATCATCCCATGGGTCATTCCGCACGTATTTGCAGGGACGATGTGGAGTTGGGTGCTCAATTCAACGAATGGAATTGTAAATACGCTCCTTTTGGAGATCGGGCTGATTAAACAGCCTATCAGCTTTTTGGGACCGGATTTTGCGTTGGCAACAGTGATTTTTATTCGTATCTGGAAGGGAGTACCGTTCTGGGTCATGAGTCTGCTGTCAGCATTGCAGACAATTCCATTTGAAGTAGAAGAGGCAGCGAGGCTGGATGGCGCGGTGGGACTTAGATATTTTTGGCATATCACACTGCCGTTATTACGTCCGGTCATGATCATGAGTGGAACGATTTTGATGGCATGGTCCTTTACAATCTTTGATCTGATTTATGTAATTACCGGAGGCGGCCCGTTAAATGCGACAGAGCTTTTGAGTATCACAATTTACAAAAAGGCGTTTATCAATGCAGATTTGGGCGGCGCATCAGCAATCGCGATCTTTACGATGGTATTTGTATCTATTATCGCGTTCTTCCTTATGAAACATAATGCAAAGGAGGAAAATTGA
- a CDS encoding sensor histidine kinase: MDTKLKNRRKLAIFLIICTILIPTFVVIYQYPYVYNDSREMSEQNQEGYLTSESFMGSFLRTACVMYQNEEGQEAGKRLLDGYPFYNRDYDCLSPYLEYQVQDQEENILDGNTSDMKKQKMTLDNLKTQAYFGVALEFDSEGKASMVEVVGERKEEQIFTLRELLNDPDYWITEDNEYYEDRTLEIDGTQVWASSILPPRDRTYYFVMTREGLERCLQNAYVGGIRSDELVYLVLALSACVGLVALLLPHFKSLGTGEEWIFHAPLELVVILGSTGLGAISGYCDELFMKTDSYTTAGDYLIWILYFGLMYWVFVCLRQIHALGFRRYCQERTWTWHAYKWLRGRWRSIWLWAKRQIDKVYHVVDTLDFTEKSNRTILKIVLINFVLLVSICMFWFYGIIGLVIYSVILFFILQRYYGELRDKYTLILNATGRIAEGHLDTEIGKDLGIFTSFGTELDKIQRGFKKAVDEEVKSQKMKTELITNVSHDLKTPLTAIITYVNLLKEEGDEEKRRAYVGVLEQKSLRLKALIEDLFEISKASSDNITLNLVNLDIVGLFKQVSFEMEDKLRENGLVMRFSHPEERIILHLDSQKTYRIFSNLIGNISKYALPNTRVYAEIKVAGGEVVITLKNVSATELNFDPEEITDRFVRGDLSRNTDGSGLGLAIVKSFVELQGGTFRIETEADLFKAQIRWPVRNAI; this comes from the coding sequence TTGGATACAAAATTGAAAAACAGGCGTAAGCTGGCGATATTTCTTATTATATGCACAATTCTGATTCCAACCTTCGTGGTGATATATCAATATCCATATGTTTATAACGATTCCCGGGAGATGAGCGAGCAGAATCAGGAAGGCTATCTGACATCGGAGAGCTTCATGGGCAGTTTTTTGCGCACGGCCTGTGTGATGTATCAGAATGAAGAAGGACAGGAGGCGGGGAAGAGGCTCCTAGATGGGTATCCCTTCTATAACAGGGATTATGACTGCTTAAGTCCCTATCTGGAATATCAGGTGCAGGATCAGGAGGAAAATATTCTGGACGGAAATACCAGCGATATGAAGAAGCAGAAAATGACGCTGGATAATCTGAAAACGCAAGCGTATTTTGGCGTGGCCCTGGAATTTGACAGTGAGGGGAAGGCGTCGATGGTCGAGGTGGTCGGAGAGCGGAAAGAGGAGCAGATCTTTACTCTGCGCGAGCTTTTGAATGACCCGGATTACTGGATCACGGAAGATAATGAGTACTACGAGGACAGAACTTTAGAAATCGACGGCACGCAGGTCTGGGCCAGTTCGATACTGCCGCCCAGAGACAGAACCTACTATTTTGTCATGACCAGGGAGGGACTTGAGCGGTGTCTGCAAAATGCCTATGTCGGAGGCATACGCTCCGATGAACTGGTCTATCTGGTCCTGGCGCTTTCGGCCTGCGTGGGACTTGTGGCTTTGCTGCTTCCGCATTTTAAGTCCCTGGGGACGGGGGAGGAGTGGATATTTCACGCCCCGCTGGAATTGGTGGTCATTTTGGGAAGTACCGGACTTGGCGCAATCTCGGGCTATTGTGATGAGCTTTTCATGAAAACGGATTCCTACACGACAGCCGGCGATTATCTGATATGGATTCTGTATTTTGGCCTTATGTACTGGGTATTTGTCTGTCTGAGACAGATTCACGCGTTGGGCTTTCGAAGATACTGTCAGGAGAGGACCTGGACCTGGCACGCGTATAAATGGCTGCGCGGCCGCTGGAGATCGATCTGGCTCTGGGCCAAAAGGCAGATTGACAAGGTATATCATGTGGTGGATACATTGGATTTTACGGAGAAAAGCAATCGTACTATTTTAAAAATCGTGCTGATTAACTTTGTGCTCCTGGTTTCCATCTGCATGTTCTGGTTTTACGGAATTATCGGGCTGGTTATCTATTCTGTCATTTTGTTCTTCATTTTACAGAGATATTATGGAGAACTTCGTGACAAATATACATTGATTCTAAATGCGACAGGCAGGATCGCGGAAGGGCATCTGGATACGGAGATCGGCAAGGATTTGGGAATCTTTACTTCATTTGGGACGGAGCTTGACAAGATCCAGCGTGGTTTCAAAAAGGCAGTGGACGAAGAGGTGAAGAGTCAGAAAATGAAGACGGAGCTGATCACGAATGTGAGCCACGATCTGAAAACTCCGCTGACTGCCATCATTACTTATGTGAATTTGTTAAAAGAGGAGGGCGACGAGGAGAAACGGCGTGCGTATGTCGGAGTCCTGGAGCAGAAATCGCTTCGCCTGAAAGCACTGATTGAGGATTTGTTTGAGATCAGCAAAGCCAGCAGTGACAATATCACGCTGAATTTGGTAAACCTTGATATCGTAGGTCTTTTTAAACAGGTGAGCTTTGAGATGGAAGATAAGCTTAGGGAAAACGGGCTCGTGATGCGGTTTTCCCACCCCGAAGAAAGAATCATTCTTCATCTTGACAGCCAGAAAACATATCGGATTTTTTCCAATCTGATTGGAAATATTTCCAAATACGCCCTGCCAAATACCCGCGTATATGCGGAAATCAAAGTGGCAGGCGGTGAGGTGGTCATTACTTTGAAAAATGTCTCTGCCACGGAACTGAATTTTGACCCGGAGGAAATTACAGACCGTTTTGTGCGTGGCGATTTATCGAGAAATACGGACGGCTCCGGACTGGGGCTTGCCATCGTTAAGAGTTTTGTAGAGCTGCAGGGAGGAACGTTCCGGATTGAGACGGAGGCAGATCTCTTTAAAGCGCAGATTCGGTGGCCGGTCAGGAACGCTATTTGA
- a CDS encoding sugar ABC transporter substrate-binding protein, with protein sequence MKKKILSVILCLAMILALTACGNKSESNTKSEGKDDESGGQTQLTLLRLGDLTKAEPIFAPIVESFEKDNPDTKIKFEAMAWAEATTKLKLLGAQGELPDVTFINIINGWDLASAGYLMDLSDLFEKDETLKAELPQAVVDIATTADGSMYWIPSATGAFSLWYNKDIFEQAGLDPDSPPQTIEEMISYAKTITEKTGIPGLGWGIKSLEDYANVIESFYSSYTGVDIWNDAEKCFTFEKDENNKKQMLEVLELAAAITNDYGITQNNPIEYNPFALRTVFRDGQCGMYLDGVWAVKEFQEELNKGEDSKFATALFPAGPAGSHPIMGCDGWSIPAECKNTEEAWKLVQHLMSSDNQTRHASQWGLLPILESEKDKEEFSGDYWKALVEQEQTVSARPKDKNVAMIEQAIADGAQAAAMRTKTPEEAVDYMIQTVKANYVE encoded by the coding sequence ATGAAAAAGAAAATATTATCAGTAATTCTTTGTTTGGCGATGATTTTAGCATTAACCGCATGTGGTAATAAGTCTGAATCCAATACTAAGTCGGAGGGTAAAGATGATGAATCAGGCGGGCAGACACAGCTTACTTTGCTGAGGTTGGGGGATCTCACAAAGGCTGAACCGATTTTTGCACCGATAGTAGAGAGTTTTGAAAAAGATAACCCTGATACGAAGATCAAGTTTGAAGCAATGGCATGGGCAGAGGCAACAACAAAATTGAAACTTCTCGGAGCGCAGGGAGAATTGCCGGATGTTACATTTATCAATATCATTAATGGCTGGGATCTGGCATCGGCAGGCTATCTGATGGATCTTTCCGATTTGTTTGAAAAGGATGAGACCCTTAAAGCAGAACTGCCACAGGCAGTTGTGGATATTGCTACAACCGCAGACGGCTCTATGTATTGGATTCCATCTGCTACCGGTGCATTTAGCCTTTGGTACAACAAAGACATTTTTGAGCAGGCAGGCCTGGATCCGGATTCTCCGCCGCAGACGATAGAAGAGATGATTTCCTATGCAAAAACGATTACGGAAAAGACAGGAATCCCGGGACTTGGCTGGGGAATTAAGTCTTTGGAAGATTATGCGAATGTAATAGAAAGTTTTTATTCCAGCTATACAGGCGTAGATATCTGGAATGATGCAGAGAAATGCTTCACCTTTGAAAAGGATGAAAATAATAAGAAGCAGATGCTGGAAGTTCTTGAACTGGCAGCAGCTATTACAAATGACTATGGAATTACACAGAATAACCCGATTGAGTATAATCCATTTGCACTTAGAACAGTATTCCGTGACGGACAGTGTGGTATGTATCTTGATGGCGTTTGGGCTGTAAAGGAATTCCAGGAAGAATTAAATAAAGGAGAAGACAGCAAATTTGCAACAGCTCTGTTCCCGGCAGGACCGGCAGGCTCACATCCGATCATGGGCTGTGACGGCTGGTCAATCCCGGCAGAATGCAAGAATACAGAAGAAGCATGGAAGCTTGTGCAGCATCTGATGTCATCTGATAATCAGACACGGCATGCTTCCCAGTGGGGCCTTCTTCCTATTCTGGAGTCTGAAAAAGATAAAGAGGAATTTTCCGGCGACTATTGGAAGGCATTGGTAGAACAGGAGCAGACCGTATCAGCAAGACCGAAAGATAAAAATGTGGCGATGATTGAACAGGCTATCGCAGACGGAGCACAGGCAGCAGCTATGCGGACGAAGACTCCGGAAGAAGCAGTTGATTACATGATTCAGACCGTAAAAGCGAATTATGTAGAATAG
- the gatB gene encoding Asp-tRNA(Asn)/Glu-tRNA(Gln) amidotransferase subunit GatB → MAKQYETVIGLEVHVELATKTKIFCSCSTEFGGAPNTHTCPVCTGMPGSLPVLNKKVVGYAMAVGLATNCKITQVSKFDRKNYFYPDNPQNYQISQLYLPIARDGYVEIEVGDIKKKVRIHEMHMEEDAGKLVHDEWEDCSLVDYNRSGVPLIEIVSEPDMRSADEVIAYLEKLRMICQYLGASDCKLQEGSMRADVNLSVREVGASEFGTRTEMKNLNSFKAIARAIEGERERQIELIEEGKKVVQETRRWDDNKEYSYAMRSKEDAQDYRYFPEPDLAPIVISDEWIEEIKSRQPELRTEKLIRYRKEFDIPQYDAEILTSSKKMADIFEAATAICKKPKKVSNWLMVETMRLLNEKGQEPADIAFSPENLAKLVNLADSGTINSSVAKEVFEKIFSEDIDPEKYVEENGLRTVNDESALRELAQKVIGSNPKAVADYRGGKEKALGALVGQIMKAMKGKANPGMASQVLKEMLDL, encoded by the coding sequence ATGGCGAAGCAATATGAGACGGTGATCGGACTTGAGGTCCATGTGGAGCTTGCGACGAAGACCAAGATTTTCTGCTCCTGCAGCACGGAGTTTGGCGGAGCGCCGAATACGCACACCTGTCCGGTATGTACCGGTATGCCGGGTTCTCTTCCGGTCCTCAACAAAAAGGTGGTAGGGTACGCGATGGCGGTGGGACTTGCGACGAACTGTAAGATCACGCAGGTTAGCAAATTCGACCGGAAGAATTATTTTTACCCGGATAACCCGCAGAACTATCAGATTTCCCAGCTTTATCTTCCGATTGCCCGTGATGGTTACGTGGAGATCGAGGTGGGGGATATCAAAAAGAAGGTGCGGATTCATGAGATGCACATGGAGGAAGACGCTGGTAAACTGGTTCATGATGAATGGGAGGACTGTTCTCTTGTAGATTATAACCGAAGCGGCGTTCCGCTTATAGAGATTGTCTCCGAGCCGGATATGCGCTCCGCCGATGAGGTGATCGCTTATTTGGAGAAGCTGCGTATGATTTGCCAGTATCTCGGCGCTTCTGATTGTAAATTGCAGGAAGGCTCCATGCGTGCAGACGTAAACCTTTCCGTGAGAGAGGTGGGGGCGAGTGAATTCGGAACCAGGACCGAGATGAAGAACCTGAACTCATTTAAAGCGATCGCCCGTGCAATCGAAGGAGAGAGGGAGCGTCAGATCGAGCTGATCGAAGAAGGGAAAAAGGTCGTTCAGGAGACCAGAAGATGGGACGACAACAAGGAATACTCCTATGCAATGCGTTCGAAGGAGGACGCCCAGGATTACCGGTATTTTCCGGAGCCGGATCTGGCGCCGATTGTCATCAGTGATGAATGGATAGAAGAAATAAAGTCCCGTCAGCCGGAGCTTCGCACAGAGAAGCTGATCCGGTACAGGAAAGAATTCGATATTCCGCAGTATGATGCCGAGATTCTCACAAGCTCCAAGAAAATGGCGGATATTTTCGAGGCGGCAACGGCCATCTGTAAGAAGCCGAAGAAGGTGTCTAACTGGCTGATGGTAGAGACCATGCGTCTTTTAAATGAAAAGGGGCAGGAGCCGGCCGATATTGCATTTTCGCCCGAGAATCTTGCGAAACTGGTAAATCTTGCCGATTCCGGGACGATCAATAGCTCTGTGGCAAAGGAAGTATTTGAAAAAATATTTTCAGAGGATATTGATCCGGAGAAATACGTGGAGGAAAATGGCCTTAGGACCGTAAATGATGAGAGTGCTCTTCGTGAATTGGCGCAAAAGGTGATAGGCAGTAATCCGAAGGCGGTGGCCGATTACAGGGGAGGGAAGGAGAAAGCCCTTGGCGCGCTGGTCGGACAGATCATGAAGGCCATGAAGGGAAAAGCAAATCCCGGTATGGCAAGCCAGGTTTTGAAGGAAATGCTGGACTTGTAA
- the aspS gene encoding aspartate--tRNA(Asn) ligase, with translation MEFLTGVKEKETLEISQLLKDGMPGSTVKVNGAVHAVRNMGTVAFIILRKREGLLQCVYEEGTADFDVREIREAQSVEVSGILEKSERAPHGVEIRLTGIRILGQPKEALPLAVSKWKLNTSLEAKLNYRSISLRNIKERAKFRIQEGIVRGFREFLYQQGFTEIHTPKIGEKGAEGGSNVFKLDYFHRPAVLAQSPQFYKQMMVGVFDRVFETGPVFRAEKHNTKRHLNEYTSLDFEMGYIDGFEDIMAMETAFLQYMMELLKKDYTKELEILELKLPDVSRIPAIRFDEVKRLVSEKYDRKIRNPFDLEPEEEQLIGQYAKEEWGSDFVFVTYYPSKKRPFYAMDDPEDERFTLSFDLLFRGLEITTGGQRIHDYDMLIQKLEKRGMSAEGMEAYLDTFKHGMPQHGGLGIGMERLTMQLLGEENVRETTLFPRDLSRLTP, from the coding sequence ATGGAATTTTTAACAGGTGTAAAAGAAAAAGAAACTTTAGAGATCAGCCAGTTATTAAAAGACGGAATGCCGGGAAGTACGGTGAAGGTAAACGGAGCCGTTCATGCAGTCCGCAACATGGGAACAGTCGCCTTCATCATTCTGCGGAAACGGGAGGGGCTGCTTCAATGTGTTTATGAAGAAGGTACGGCAGATTTTGACGTGAGAGAGATTCGGGAGGCGCAGAGCGTAGAAGTGTCCGGAATTCTGGAGAAGTCGGAAAGGGCGCCTCACGGCGTAGAAATCCGGCTTACCGGTATCCGGATCCTTGGCCAGCCGAAGGAAGCACTTCCGCTTGCAGTGTCCAAGTGGAAACTGAATACGTCCCTGGAGGCAAAGCTGAACTACCGCTCCATTTCCCTTAGAAATATAAAAGAGAGGGCCAAATTCCGGATTCAGGAAGGAATCGTAAGGGGCTTCCGTGAATTCTTGTATCAGCAGGGCTTTACGGAGATCCACACGCCGAAAATCGGGGAGAAGGGAGCAGAAGGCGGCTCCAACGTATTTAAGCTGGACTATTTTCACCGCCCGGCGGTTCTCGCCCAGAGCCCGCAGTTCTACAAACAGATGATGGTGGGCGTATTTGACAGAGTATTTGAGACCGGACCGGTGTTCCGCGCGGAGAAACACAACACCAAACGGCATTTGAACGAATATACCAGCCTGGATTTTGAGATGGGTTATATTGACGGCTTTGAAGATATTATGGCAATGGAAACCGCATTTCTCCAGTATATGATGGAACTTTTGAAGAAAGACTATACAAAGGAACTGGAGATTCTGGAACTTAAGCTTCCCGATGTGTCCCGGATTCCGGCGATCCGTTTTGATGAGGTGAAACGTCTGGTCTCGGAAAAATATGACCGGAAGATCCGCAATCCGTTTGACTTGGAGCCGGAGGAAGAGCAGCTGATCGGACAGTATGCGAAGGAAGAATGGGGCAGCGATTTCGTCTTCGTCACCTATTATCCTTCTAAGAAGCGTCCCTTCTATGCGATGGACGATCCGGAAGATGAGAGATTTACACTGAGTTTTGATTTATTGTTCCGCGGGCTGGAAATCACGACCGGCGGGCAGAGAATCCATGATTACGACATGCTGATCCAAAAGCTGGAAAAGCGCGGCATGTCTGCAGAGGGCATGGAGGCATATCTTGACACCTTCAAGCACGGAATGCCGCAGCATGGAGGCTTAGGAATCGGAATGGAACGTCTGACCATGCAGCTTTTAGGAGAGGAAAATGTCAGAGAGACCACATTGTTCCCGAGAGATTTAAGCAGGCTGACGCCGTAA
- a CDS encoding dihydrodipicolinate synthase family protein, whose protein sequence is MRPEELKEALKGICAIAVTPMTEDRQVDYEGVRSHIRFLKSKGINRDNNCTLVVGGSTGECGALTIAERKKLIETAVDEAGEELPIIAGCNHSNIEDVKDLMKHAEGAGAAGVMVLSPYYYVPTDDAVLRFYKEISKAANIGILLYNNLEVTHKDVPLEVMEQLIGDSNVVGIKECTPNFAKMEKVARKIGDKIAVINGHGEFLEPFAAVAGTAGFISSTSNFAPEIAVEMWKARSAGDYVKAKKIRDRLAPYLDLAAAESATGGEPVVLAILKRAATLVGSNCGPGRIPLPEISEELEAKIQNMLKEVGLI, encoded by the coding sequence ATGAGACCAGAAGAACTGAAAGAAGCTCTCAAGGGAATATGCGCCATTGCGGTGACCCCGATGACAGAGGATCGTCAGGTGGATTACGAGGGAGTGAGAAGCCATATTCGTTTTCTGAAGAGTAAAGGCATTAACAGGGACAACAACTGTACGCTGGTTGTTGGCGGAAGTACCGGTGAGTGTGGAGCGCTTACCATCGCAGAGCGGAAAAAATTAATTGAGACAGCGGTTGACGAGGCCGGCGAGGAACTTCCGATCATTGCAGGATGTAATCACAGTAATATCGAGGATGTCAAAGACTTAATGAAGCATGCAGAAGGAGCGGGGGCTGCAGGTGTCATGGTTCTTTCCCCTTATTACTATGTACCCACAGATGATGCTGTGCTTAGATTTTATAAAGAGATATCCAAAGCAGCGAATATCGGCATTCTGTTATACAACAACCTGGAAGTTACACACAAGGATGTACCGTTGGAAGTAATGGAGCAGTTGATCGGGGATTCCAACGTGGTAGGTATCAAAGAGTGTACACCGAACTTTGCAAAGATGGAAAAAGTTGCTCGTAAGATCGGTGACAAGATTGCAGTTATCAATGGACACGGTGAATTCCTTGAGCCGTTTGCAGCAGTTGCCGGCACGGCAGGATTTATTTCCAGCACATCTAACTTCGCGCCGGAGATTGCGGTGGAAATGTGGAAGGCAAGAAGCGCCGGAGATTATGTCAAGGCAAAGAAGATTCGTGACAGATTGGCTCCGTATCTGGATCTTGCGGCAGCAGAGAGCGCAACAGGCGGCGAGCCCGTAGTTCTGGCAATCTTAAAGAGAGCAGCGACTCTGGTCGGCTCTAACTGTGGACCGGGACGTATTCCGCTTCCGGAGATCAGCGAAGAATTAGAGGCAAAGATCCAGAATATGTTAAAAGAGGTTGGACTTATCTAG
- a CDS encoding response regulator transcription factor, with translation MEMNHVLIVEDDKEIREGIEIYLRSQGYKVFQAANGIEGLDIIEKEEIHLAIVDVMMPRMDGITMTMKLREKYDFPVIMLSAKSEEVDKITGLNFGADDYVTKPFTPMELLARVNSHLRRYRRFAEKLNGKEENSNIHVIGGLELNEDTVEVSVDGEPVKLTPIEYKILLLLMKSPGRVFSAEEIYERVWNERAINTDTIMVHVRNIREKIESCPKEPKYLKVVWGVGYKIEKQA, from the coding sequence ATGGAAATGAATCATGTACTGATTGTAGAGGACGACAAGGAGATCCGCGAAGGAATTGAGATATACCTTCGCAGTCAGGGATATAAAGTTTTTCAGGCGGCAAATGGAATTGAGGGTCTCGACATCATAGAAAAAGAAGAGATTCACCTTGCCATCGTAGATGTGATGATGCCGCGCATGGACGGAATCACCATGACCATGAAGCTCCGTGAGAAATACGATTTTCCGGTCATCATGCTGTCGGCAAAATCCGAGGAGGTGGATAAGATCACGGGCCTTAATTTCGGCGCCGATGATTATGTGACGAAGCCATTTACCCCGATGGAGCTTCTGGCGAGGGTCAATTCCCACCTCAGAAGATACCGCCGTTTCGCGGAAAAATTAAACGGAAAAGAGGAGAATTCCAACATTCATGTGATCGGCGGCCTGGAGCTCAACGAGGATACGGTGGAGGTATCGGTGGACGGAGAACCGGTAAAACTGACGCCGATCGAATACAAGATCTTACTGTTGCTGATGAAGAGTCCGGGCAGAGTATTTTCCGCGGAGGAAATCTATGAACGTGTATGGAATGAACGCGCCATCAACACAGATACCATCATGGTTCATGTCCGCAATATCCGTGAAAAGATCGAGAGCTGTCCGAAAGAACCAAAATATTTAAAGGTGGTGTGGGGCGTTGGATACAAAATTGAAAAACAGGCGTAA
- the gatA gene encoding Asp-tRNA(Asn)/Glu-tRNA(Gln) amidotransferase subunit GatA has translation MDILSMTAVELGKKIRAKEITVREAVQACFDRTTEVEDQVNSFVTLEKEEAFRRAEAVQKGIEEGRFTGYLAGVPVAVKDNLCTRGVLTTCSSKILENFIPTYTAEAVRNLNKAGAVVIGKTNMDEFAMGSTTETSYYGATKNPWNLAHVPGGSSGGSCAAVAAREVPYALGSDTGGSIRQPSAYCGVVGIKPTYGTVSRYGLIAYGSSLDQIGPIARDVTDCAAILEAIASHDVKDSTSVLREDTDFTSALKCDVKGMRIGIPQDYFTEGLDQEIRDAIFAAAECLKRQGAVVEKFDLGLVKYAIPAYYVIASAEASSNLSRFDGVKYGYRTKNYEELHGMYKKTRSEGFGPEVKRRIMLGSFVLSSGYYDAYYLKALRTKALIKKAFDDAFSRYDIILAPAAPQVAPKLGASLSDPLKMYLGDIYTVSVNLAGLPGISIPVGRTSGGLPIGMQMIANCFQEKKLFTAAYTYECLTEKKWVSRWPHLRRNGEDIPAGEKEGREEK, from the coding sequence ATGGATATTCTGAGTATGACAGCCGTGGAGCTTGGGAAGAAGATCCGGGCGAAGGAAATAACGGTAAGAGAGGCGGTCCAGGCTTGTTTTGACCGCACCACCGAGGTGGAGGATCAGGTAAATAGTTTTGTGACGCTGGAAAAAGAAGAAGCTTTTCGGCGTGCCGAAGCGGTGCAAAAAGGGATCGAGGAAGGAAGATTTACCGGATATCTTGCGGGCGTACCAGTGGCGGTTAAGGACAATTTGTGTACCAGAGGAGTGCTGACCACCTGCAGCTCTAAGATTTTGGAAAACTTTATTCCGACATATACGGCCGAAGCGGTGCGGAATCTTAATAAGGCTGGAGCGGTCGTGATCGGGAAAACGAATATGGACGAATTTGCCATGGGAAGTACCACGGAGACTTCCTACTATGGAGCGACGAAGAATCCGTGGAATCTGGCGCATGTTCCGGGTGGTTCCTCCGGCGGCTCCTGCGCGGCGGTGGCGGCAAGAGAGGTGCCCTACGCTTTAGGGTCAGACACGGGCGGCTCGATCCGCCAGCCAAGTGCGTACTGCGGCGTTGTGGGAATCAAACCGACATACGGAACGGTGTCCCGGTATGGCCTGATCGCGTATGGTTCCTCCCTGGATCAGATCGGACCGATCGCGAGAGATGTGACGGACTGTGCGGCAATTCTTGAGGCGATCGCCTCCCACGATGTAAAAGACAGTACGTCGGTTCTGCGGGAGGATACGGATTTTACCAGTGCATTAAAGTGTGATGTGAAGGGAATGCGGATTGGAATCCCCCAGGATTATTTTACAGAGGGGCTGGATCAGGAAATTCGTGACGCCATCTTTGCGGCCGCAGAATGTCTTAAGAGGCAGGGCGCAGTCGTGGAGAAATTTGACTTAGGGCTGGTGAAATATGCGATTCCGGCATACTACGTCATCGCTTCTGCCGAGGCGAGCTCGAACCTTTCCCGGTTTGACGGGGTAAAATACGGATACCGCACGAAAAATTATGAAGAATTGCATGGAATGTATAAAAAGACACGTTCCGAGGGATTTGGACCGGAGGTAAAGCGGCGGATCATGCTGGGTTCTTTCGTGTTAAGCTCAGGATATTATGACGCATACTATCTAAAAGCACTGCGGACCAAGGCGCTTATCAAGAAAGCGTTTGACGACGCATTTTCCAGATACGATATAATCCTGGCTCCAGCAGCGCCGCAGGTGGCGCCGAAGCTGGGAGCGTCGCTTAGTGATCCGCTTAAAATGTATCTCGGCGACATTTACACAGTCTCCGTAAACCTTGCGGGGCTTCCGGGAATCAGCATTCCGGTGGGAAGAACCTCCGGGGGCCTTCCAATCGGCATGCAGATGATCGCGAATTGTTTCCAGGAGAAGAAGCTGTTTACGGCGGCATATACGTATGAATGTCTGACTGAGAAAAAATGGGTGTCCCGGTGGCCGCATCTCAGGCGAAATGGGGAGGACATACCAGCAGGGGAAAAAGAAGGAAGGGAGGAGAAATAG
- the gatC gene encoding Asp-tRNA(Asn)/Glu-tRNA(Gln) amidotransferase subunit GatC: MANKISDETIEYVGILAKLELSAEEKAQAKSDMETMLDYIDTLNELDTRGIEPMSHVFPVHNVFREDVVENGDQHEEMLANAPQKKEQSYQVPRTFA, encoded by the coding sequence ATGGCAAATAAAATATCAGACGAGACGATTGAATATGTAGGAATTCTTGCAAAGCTGGAATTGTCTGCCGAAGAAAAGGCACAGGCAAAGTCGGATATGGAGACGATGCTGGATTATATAGATACGTTAAATGAACTGGATACCCGGGGGATCGAGCCGATGTCTCATGTATTTCCCGTCCACAATGTATTTCGTGAGGACGTAGTGGAAAATGGAGATCAGCATGAGGAAATGCTGGCGAATGCGCCACAGAAAAAGGAGCAGAGTTATCAGGTGCCGAGGACATTTGCGTAA